A DNA window from Ostrea edulis chromosome 5, xbOstEdul1.1, whole genome shotgun sequence contains the following coding sequences:
- the LOC125650801 gene encoding cardiolipin synthase (CMP-forming)-like isoform X2, giving the protein MLCRAKCMYLLTVRIGSGLKTSHVTRSIRYFSGNKNSVDLFSGHFRTQKQSIINNSIPGFTGIQRHFSLSTCYKCKKPAEGVQDKPNKAENILTVPNLLTTCRIISAPFLGYMITHGHYEMALGLFIVAGITDVLDGYIARNFEGQMSSFGTFLDPLADKVMMTVMYVTLSMANIVPVALTASVVGRDVLLVAAGIYIKYISLKPPITVRNFFDFTNASATLHPSTLSKSDDRLYNSWIWPTVHVEFKSIF; this is encoded by the exons ATGTTGTGTAGAGCaaaatgtatgtatttattGACAGTGAGAATCGGTTCTGGTCTGAAAACATCCCATGTAACGCGAAGCATTCGCTATTTCAGTGGAAATAAAAACAGTGTCGATTTGTTTAGCGGTCACTTTCGAACACAAAAACAAAGCATTATTAACAACAGCATTCCTGGGTTTACAGGAATTCAGCGTCATTTCTCATTGTCTACTTGTTACAAGTGCAAAAAGCCTGCTGAAGGAGTTCAAGACAAACCCAACAAG GCTGAGAACATTCTGACGGTTCCAAATCTGCTAACGACGTGTAGAATTATTTCTGCTCCGTTTTTGGGGTATATGATCACACACGGTCATTATGAGATGGCTCTAGGTTTATTCATTGTAGCAGGCATTACTGACGTG CTTGATGGGTACATTGCCAGGAATTTTGAGGGTCAGATGTCTAGCTTCGGTACATTTTTGGATCCACTGGCAGACAAGGTGATGATGACAGTGATGTATGTTACACTTTCCATGGCCAACATTGTACCAG TTGCTCTGACTGCTTCAGTGGTTGGCCGGGATGTGCTACTAGTAGCAGCCGgaatttatatcaaatatatctccCTTAAACCTCCA ATAACTGTACGGAATTTCTTTGATTTTACCAATGCAAGTGCCACACTTCATCCCTCAACACTAAGCAAG TCTGATGACAGGCTGTACAACAGTTGGATCTGGCCTACAGTACATGTGGAATTCaaaagcatattttaa
- the LOC125650801 gene encoding probable cardiolipin synthase (CMP-forming) isoform X1 has product MLCRAKCMYLLTVRIGSGLKTSHVTRSIRYFSGNKNSVDLFSGHFRTQKQSIINNSIPGFTGIQRHFSLSTCYKCKKPAEGVQDKPNKAENILTVPNLLTTCRIISAPFLGYMITHGHYEMALGLFIVAGITDVLDGYIARNFEGQMSSFGTFLDPLADKVMMTVMYVTLSMANIVPVALTASVVGRDVLLVAAGIYIKYISLKPPITVRNFFDFTNASATLHPSTLSKYNTFLQLVLVVSALTAQIMGWEDHLLLQALYLMTGCTTVGSGLQYMWNSKAYFKIKPN; this is encoded by the exons ATGTTGTGTAGAGCaaaatgtatgtatttattGACAGTGAGAATCGGTTCTGGTCTGAAAACATCCCATGTAACGCGAAGCATTCGCTATTTCAGTGGAAATAAAAACAGTGTCGATTTGTTTAGCGGTCACTTTCGAACACAAAAACAAAGCATTATTAACAACAGCATTCCTGGGTTTACAGGAATTCAGCGTCATTTCTCATTGTCTACTTGTTACAAGTGCAAAAAGCCTGCTGAAGGAGTTCAAGACAAACCCAACAAG GCTGAGAACATTCTGACGGTTCCAAATCTGCTAACGACGTGTAGAATTATTTCTGCTCCGTTTTTGGGGTATATGATCACACACGGTCATTATGAGATGGCTCTAGGTTTATTCATTGTAGCAGGCATTACTGACGTG CTTGATGGGTACATTGCCAGGAATTTTGAGGGTCAGATGTCTAGCTTCGGTACATTTTTGGATCCACTGGCAGACAAGGTGATGATGACAGTGATGTATGTTACACTTTCCATGGCCAACATTGTACCAG TTGCTCTGACTGCTTCAGTGGTTGGCCGGGATGTGCTACTAGTAGCAGCCGgaatttatatcaaatatatctccCTTAAACCTCCA ATAACTGTACGGAATTTCTTTGATTTTACCAATGCAAGTGCCACACTTCATCCCTCAACACTAAGCAAG TACAACACCTTTCTACAGCTGGTGCTGGTTGTTTCAGCCTTGACAGCACAAATAATGGGATGGGAAGATCACCTACTGCTTCAAGCTTTATA TCTGATGACAGGCTGTACAACAGTTGGATCTGGCCTACAGTACATGTGGAATTCaaaagcatattttaaaataaaaccaaactaa